One Vigna unguiculata cultivar IT97K-499-35 chromosome 7, ASM411807v1, whole genome shotgun sequence genomic region harbors:
- the LOC114190663 gene encoding ACD11 homolog protein — protein sequence MPEMDEGEVIDQPLTAIAEAFEELSKWMKENNDGKHIRLDTFCEAASLVSVLFRCLGLAFKFAELEYVAKLEGLLEASKTCPTLKDILEVDVASDTVKQSGSYSRNLRRVRQGLDLVRAIFEQLLSTEDSSLKEVASTAYGQVCAPFHTWAVRTAVYAGMYTLPTREQLLMKLNETEQSAEKKMKRYIAASHPIIEYIDSLYLSRNITLDW from the exons AGATGGATGAGGGCGAGGTTATAGATCAACCTCTGACGGCCATAGCAGAGGCGTTTGAGGAGCTGTCGAAGTGGATGAAGGAGAATAACGACGGCAAACACATTCGCCTCGACACTTTCTGCGAGGCCGCCTCTCTCGTCTCCGTTCTCTTCCGTTGTCTCGGCCTCGCTTTCAAATTCGCTGAATTGGAATACGTCGCCAAg CTAGAAGGACTACTGGAAGCATCAAAGACATGTCCCACTCTAAAGGATATTCTTGAAGTTGATGTTGCCAGTGACACAGTGAAACAATCTGGAAGCTATTCCCGTAATCTGCGTAGAGTTCGGCAGGGTCTTGATCTCGTCAGAGCTATATTCGAACAACTTTTATCCACTGA AGATTCTTCTCTAAAAGAGGTGGCTTCAACAGCTTATGGGCAGGTTTGTGCACCATTTCACACATGGGCGGTACGAACAGCTGTGTACGCTGGGATGTATACACTTCCAACGAGAGAACAACTTTTGATGAAGCTCAATGAAACAG AGCAATCAGccgagaagaagatgaaaaggtATATTGCTGCCTCACATCCGATTATAGAATACATTGATAGTCTGTACCTTTCTCGAAATATTACGTTGGACTGGTGa
- the LOC114192308 gene encoding dihydrolipoyllysine-residue acetyltransferase component 4 of pyruvate dehydrogenase complex, chloroplastic: MASLPNTLSFSSSLSTTATLLPCRRFIAFPRRRFSVQAKIREIFMPALSSTMTEGKIVSWIKSEGDKLSKGDSVVVVESDKADMDVETFYDGILAAIVVPDGETAPVGAPIGLLVDSPEEVAEAKAKAAKSAPSPAAPAAAAPAPAAPESTPPPTPPAKSVSDGPRKTVATPQAKKLAKQHKVDIATVVGSGPFGRITPADVEAAAGIAPSKSNVSPPVSPAPVAPAPAPKSPAGSAAPPPIPGSSVVPFTTMQSAVAKNMVESLSVPTFRVGYPVTTDALDALYAKVKPKGVTMTAILAKAAAMALVQHPVVNATCKDGKNFVYNSNVSVAVAVAINGGLITPVLQDADKLDLYLLSQKWKELVDKARAKQLQPHEYNSGTFTLSNLGMFGVDRFDAILPPGQGAIMAVGASKPTVLADKDGFFSVKNKMLVNVTADHRIIYGADLAAFLQTFSKIIENPESLTL; encoded by the exons ATGGCATCTCTCCCTAACACCCTTTCCTTCTCCTCCTCCCTCTCCACCACCGCCACTCTCCTCCCATGCCGCCGCTTCATCGCATTCCCCCGCCGCCGCTTCTCCGTCCAAGCAAAGATCCGCGAAATATTCATGCCCGCCCTCAGCTCCACCATGACCGAAGGCAAAATTGTCTCCTGGATCAAATCCGAGGGCGACAAACTCTCCAAGGGCGACAGCGTTGTCGTCGTTGAATCCGACAAGGCCGACATGGACGTCGAGACCTTCTACGACGGCATCCTCGCCGCCATCGTCGTTCCTGACGGGGAAACCGCCCCCGTTGGAGCCCCCATTGGCCTTCTCGTTGATTCTCCCGAAGAAGTCGCCGAAGCAAAAGCCAAAGCCGCCAAATCTGCTCCTTCTCCCGCCGCTCCCGCCGCCGCCGCTCCCGCTCCCGCTGCTCCGGAGTCTACGCCGCCACCAACTCCTCCGGCAAAGTCCGTTTCTGATGGGCCAAGGAAGACCGTTGCCACGCCTCAGGCTAAGAAGCTCGCGAAGCAGCACAAGGTGGACATTGCGACGGTCGTTGGATCCGGTCCGTTTGGTCGGATTACTCCTGCGGATGTGGAGGCTGCGGCCGGAATAGCTCCGTCGAAGAGCAATGTGTCTCCGCCGGTGAGTCCTGCTCCGGTGGCGCCTGCTCCTGCACCGAAATCTCCAGCTGGTTCTGCTGCACCGCCTCCCATTCCGGGTTCGAGTGTTGTTCCTTTCACTACGATGCAATCTGCGGTGGCGAAGAACATGGTGGAGAGTCTATCTGTGCCTACGTTCAGGGTTGGGTACCCTGTGACTACTGATGCACTGGATGCTCTTTATGCGAAG gTGAAACCGAAGGGTGTGACTATGACGGCTATTTTGGCTAAGGCTGCTGCAATGGCACTTGTTCAGCACCCTGTTGTCAATGCCACCTGCAAAGACGGTAAGAACTTCGTCTATAACAGTAACGTTAGTGTTGCTGTTGCCGTGGCAATTAATGGTGGTTTGATCACTCCTGTTCTCCAGGATGCAGATAAG TTGGACTTGTATCTTTTGTCCCAAAAAtggaaggagctagtggataaAGCTCGTGCAAAGCAATTGCAACCTCATGAGTATAATTCAG GAACTTTCACACTTTCCAATTTGGGTATGTTTGGAGTTGACAGGTTTGATGCCATACTCCCACCAGGCCAG GGTGCTATCATGGCTGTTGGAGCATCTAAGCCCACTGTTCTGGCTGATAAAGATGGATTCTTCAGCGTGAAGAATAAAATGCTG GTGAATGTAACTGCTGATCATCGAATAATATATGGTGCTGACTTGGCTGCGTTCCTCCAGACATTCTCAAAAATCATTGAAAACCCAGAAAGCCTGACATTATAG
- the LOC114190634 gene encoding uncharacterized protein LOC114190634 isoform X1 — translation MAFEDGSKKEIQKVGLEISNRFPLTRTTLASMESLSLPVVQEVVLSADMQCEKCQKRVADIIAKMNAETESVVVNVLEKKVVLTFRLTTIGKVVSQQITPLPKVAIIKRIFRFSRS, via the exons ATGGCTTTTGAAGATGGTTCCAAAAAGGAGATACAGAAAGTTGGTCTTGAAATCTCCAACCGTTTTCCTCTTACAAGGACTACTCTTGCATCTATGGAGTCCTTGTCTTTGCCAGTG GTTCAGGAAGTTGTTCTTTCTGCTGATATGCAATGTGAGAAGTGCCAGAAGAGGGTAGCTGATATTATTGCTAAAATGAATG CAGAAACGGAGTCAGTGGTGGTGAATGTGTTGGAAAAAAAGGTGGTGCTTACTTTTAGATTAACAACTATTGGTAAAGTAGTCTCTCAACAAATTACTCCTCTCCCTAAAGTTGCAATTATCAAAAGGATATTTCGTTTTTCACGGAGCTAA
- the LOC114190634 gene encoding uncharacterized protein LOC114190634 isoform X2 — translation MAFEDGSKKEIQKVGLEISNRFPLTRTTLASMESLSLPVVQEVVLSADMQCEKCQKRVADIIAKMNETESVVVNVLEKKVVLTFRLTTIGKVVSQQITPLPKVAIIKRIFRFSRS, via the exons ATGGCTTTTGAAGATGGTTCCAAAAAGGAGATACAGAAAGTTGGTCTTGAAATCTCCAACCGTTTTCCTCTTACAAGGACTACTCTTGCATCTATGGAGTCCTTGTCTTTGCCAGTG GTTCAGGAAGTTGTTCTTTCTGCTGATATGCAATGTGAGAAGTGCCAGAAGAGGGTAGCTGATATTATTGCTAAAATGAATG AAACGGAGTCAGTGGTGGTGAATGTGTTGGAAAAAAAGGTGGTGCTTACTTTTAGATTAACAACTATTGGTAAAGTAGTCTCTCAACAAATTACTCCTCTCCCTAAAGTTGCAATTATCAAAAGGATATTTCGTTTTTCACGGAGCTAA
- the LOC114190989 gene encoding serine/threonine-protein kinase prpf4B-like: MATDARDSRHKHRRSPSPEDVDRSSKRHKHRHHGHRHRHRHGSKKRDEDIEFDDRTIAAVPSPTPHRHLPEDDVEEGEILDDEALDSEVGRKETESDVEPGEIKVTGDRDVQSDNQNSGHLAVNSETNEDIKVHKFITPATNADGVSPNRLSAETQDGKLATDGLDNGYLNPKSSRADKWRNGEPGHFKGNEKLKGDFDNEALEVDVRKTYFHRNSSSESGGDKGRISGSSPSHGRYRSRSRSIGHTRDRSRSRSVIDEYVHSKRRRSDYDYDEERVRARGREHGHGSVVDDRREYSSGYHNREAHDRDRSRDRDLYREKKQEETSRGKEIERDRQRGKERERSRERYRRDVEKDRSREREDRDRRQEKERDRSWETVFERDMRREKERDRSRDRTRDAKRDRDLENERDDKNRERDNIKERERRDDRYRHKDRDTANGKDRHVRHEDGNDNGDRYRKHSRHEENDYHWDRKRNSGNPVKDYTSRVSTAEVDESKRTSSEVEPDDLEEDTLHLPDQEEEDLNRIKEESRRRREAIMEKYKNQHQKVEVVGNERKDKDADIHTEISEAHDGKNDDADYVEPSFAVGKSPENVNVASQKISLAGGLGEGTPKSERSEDKYCDDIFGETPTGVRKSGKGDGLMIERVGLHDNWDDAEGYYSYRIGEILDGRYEVAAAHGRGVFSTVVRAKNLKVGNGEPEEVAIKIIRNNDTMYKAGMDELVILKKLVGADPDDKRHCVRFLSSFRYRNHLCLVFESLNMNLREVLKKFGRNIGLRLTAVRAYAKQLFIALKHLRNCGVLHCDIKPDNMLVNEAKNVLKLCDFGNAMFAGKNEVTPYLVSRFYRAPEIILGLAYDHPLDIWSVGCCLYELYVGKVLFPGLTNNDMLRLHMELKGPFPKKMLRKGAFTEQHFDQDLNFLATEEDPVTKKAIKRLILNIKPKDIGTLITGSTGEDPKMLANFKDLLEKVFVLDPDKRLTVSQALNHPFITGK, encoded by the exons ATGGCTACGGATGCCCGTGACTCGCGTCACAAGCATCGCCGATCACCCTCCCCGGAGGACGTAGACAGATCCTCGAAGCGCCACAAGCACCGCCACCACGGCCACCGCCACCGCCACCGCCACGGGAGCAAAAAGCGCGACGAAGATATTGAATTCGATGATCGAACCATTGCTGCTGTTCCTTCTCCAACTCCGCATAGACATCTCCCGGAGGACGATGTGGAGGAAGGAGAGATCCTCGATGACGAAGCTCTCGATAGTGAGGTAGGGAGAAAAGAGACGGAATCTGATGTCGAACCTGGTGAAATCAAGGTGACTGGAGATCGAGATGTTCAATCTGATAATCAAAATTCG GGACACCTGGCTGTAAATTCAGAAACTAATGAGGACATCAAGgttcataaatttattactcCTGCAACCAATGCAGATGGTGTCTCTCCTAATCGTTTAAGTGCCGAGACTCAAGATGGAAAGCTTGCTACAGATGGTCTGGACAATGGTTATTTGAATCCTAAATCTTCCAGGGCGGATAAGTGGCGAAATGGGGAACCTGGACATTTTAAAGGGAATGAGAAACTAAAAGGTGACTTTGATAATGAAGCACTGGAGGTTGATGTTAGGAAAACATATTTCCATAGGAATTCGTCATCTGAAAGTGGAGGAGACAAAGGTAGAATATCAGGAAGTTCTCCTTCTCATGGCAGATATAGAAGTCGATCAAGATCAATTGGTCATACAAGAGACAGGTCTCGTTCTCGTAGTGTCATTGATGAATATGTTCATTCCAAGAGAAGGCGCTCTGACTATGACTATGATGAGGAAAGAGTGAGGGCACGAGGAAGGGAACATGGTCATGGAAGTGTGGTAGATGATAGAAGGGAATACAGTAGTGGATATCACAATCGCGAGGCCCATGATAGAGATAGGAGTAGGGATAGAGACTTGTACagagaaaagaaacaagaggaaACAAGCCGGGGTAAGGAGATTGAGAGGGACCGCCAAAGGGGAAAGGAACGTGAAAGGAGCCGTGAGAGATATAGAAGGGATGTAGAAAAAGATAGGAGCAGGGAAAGGGAGGATAGGGACAGGAGGCAAGAAAAGGAAAGGGATAGGAGCTGGGAGACAGTATTTGAGAGGGATATGAGAAGGGAAAAGGAAAGAGATAGAAGTAGGGACAGAACAAGAGATGCTAAGAGAGATAGAGACCTGGAGAATGAAAGGGATGATAAGAATCGAGAAAGAGATAATATAAAGGAGAGGGAAAGGCGAGATGATAGATATAGGCACAAAGATAGAGACACTGCAAATGGTAAAGATAGGCACGTGCGTCATGAAGATGGTAATGACAATGGAGATAGATATAGAAAACATTCGAgacatgaagaaaatgattACCATTgggatagaaaaagaaattctGGTAATCCTGTAAAGGATTATACCTCAAGGGTAAGTACTGCAGAAGTGGATGAAAGCAAACGAACAAG CAGTGAGGTTGAACCAGATGACTTAGAGGAGGATACATTGCACTTACCTGACCAAGAAGAGGAAGATCTCAACAGGATCAAAGAAGAGagtagaagaagaagggaaGCAATAATGGAGAAATACAAGAATCAGCATCAGAAAGTAGAAGTGGTTGGAAATGAACGAAAAG ACAAGGATGCAGACATTCACACTGAAATCTCTGAAGCACATGATGGTAAGAATGATGATGCTGATTATGTGGAGCCATCATTTGCTGTTGGAAAATCTCCTGAAAATGTGAATGTTGCTTCTCAGAAGATATCTCTCGCTGGAGGCCTAGGAGAGGGTACTCCAAAG AGTGAAAGATCAGAGGACAAGTACTGTGACGATATATTTGGGGAGACACCAACGGGAGTTCGAAAATCA GGAAAAGGTGATGGTTTAATGATTGAAAGGGTTGGCCTACATGACAACTGGGATGATGCAGAGGGATACTACA GCTATCGAATTGGTGAAATACTTGATGGCCGATATGAAGTCGCTGCTGCACATGGGAGGGGTGTCTTTTCAACAGTTGTTCGGGCAAAGAATCTGAAGGTGGGAAATGGTGAGCCAGAGGAAGtagcaataaaaataattcgTAATAATGACACCAT GTACAAGGCTGGTATGGATGAATTGGTCATATTGAAGAAATTAGTAGGTGCAGATCCAGATGATAAACGTCATTGTGTTCGTTTCCTTTCAAGTTTTAGATACAGGAATCATCTTTGTTTagtttttgaatctcttaataTGAATCTCCGTGAGGTTTTAAAGAAGTTTGGTCGCAATATTGGCCTTAGGCTAACAGCTGTGAGAGCATACGCCAAACAGCTTTTTATTGCCTTGAAGCATCTCCGGAACTGTGGTGTTCTTCATTGTGACATAAAGCCAGATAATATGTTG GTAAACGAGGCTAAAAATGTTTTGAAGCTTTGTGACTTTGGTAATGCCATGTTTGCTGGTAAAAATGAAGTTACACCATATCTTGTGAGTCGTTTTTATCGTGCCCCAGAAATAA TACTTGGCTTGGCATACGATCATCCGTTGGATATTTGGTCTGTAGGCTGTTGTTTGTACGAGTTATATGTAGGTAAGGTTCTTTTCCCTGGGCTTACTAACAATGACATGCTACGACTTCACATGGAACTGAAAGGCCCTTTTCCAAAGAAGATGTTACGAAAG GGAGCATTTACTGAACAACATTTTGATCAGGACCTGAATTTTCTTGCAACCGAGGAAGATCCTGTGACAAAAAAG GCCATAAAGCGGCTGATTCTCAACATCAAGCCAAAAGATATTGGGACACTCATCACTGGCTCTACCGGGGAGGATCCAAAAATGTTAGCCAACTTTAAGGATCTTCTGGAAAAAGTTTTTGTCTTGGATCCAGACAAGAGGCTGACAGTGTCACAAGCTCTGAACCACCCATTCATCACTGGCAAGTGA